In bacterium, one DNA window encodes the following:
- a CDS encoding replicative DNA helicase yields the protein MCSPASAKGLSSAMARAAADRHEPHSIEAEEAVIGSCLIDHDAILRAREVGLQPSDFYSPAWGVVYEVMQELAMSLRPVDIVTVADALAARRNGDGRTILEHVGGSAILTATIEKTPTAIHVAHYAGMVRDAARQRELIRACAEITGLAYNHEGEIASLYAEAGRVFAGAVKTVGTRSHIYGSDEVLTEYLVNQQRREEDLANNPHAQVKTGLANLDAMLGDIAPGKLHAIVARSSVGKTMYCEQLAEYNAMHGHRVAYYHLEQQGQDMLDRMICRHSGVSLYELRNGYHGPEVDAAIDRTRGWFANMTYVHCPGKGADWIVADVQRLHAELGLGLVVVDYLQKVMLPETNKAGLNSAQLWGGVVETLKTCAEVTGLPMVLGSQVRKSAFGNRNEPPTAEDIRNTGELEEKANQVVILHRKNPNEGILARGSRQLLTAVVAKNTQGQTGETTIAHIAGHYTLRNWEE from the coding sequence TGGCACGAGCAGCAGCGGATCGCCATGAACCGCATAGCATTGAGGCAGAGGAAGCCGTGATTGGCTCGTGCCTGATTGATCACGACGCTATCCTGCGCGCGCGCGAGGTAGGGTTGCAGCCCTCGGATTTCTACAGCCCCGCCTGGGGCGTGGTGTACGAGGTGATGCAAGAGCTGGCCATGTCGCTGAGGCCGGTGGACATCGTGACGGTGGCCGACGCGCTGGCAGCGCGTCGCAATGGGGATGGGCGCACCATCCTGGAGCACGTGGGGGGAAGCGCGATACTCACGGCCACCATCGAAAAGACGCCCACGGCGATTCACGTGGCGCACTACGCGGGGATGGTGCGAGACGCGGCGCGGCAACGCGAGCTGATTCGCGCTTGCGCGGAAATCACCGGGCTGGCCTACAACCACGAGGGCGAGATCGCCTCGCTCTATGCTGAGGCGGGGCGGGTGTTTGCGGGGGCGGTCAAAACGGTGGGCACGCGCTCGCACATTTACGGCTCGGATGAGGTGCTTACCGAGTACCTGGTTAACCAACAGCGGCGCGAGGAGGATCTGGCCAACAATCCACACGCGCAGGTGAAAACGGGCCTGGCCAACCTGGACGCCATGCTAGGCGACATAGCGCCGGGCAAGCTACACGCCATCGTCGCGCGATCCAGCGTGGGCAAAACGATGTATTGCGAGCAACTAGCGGAGTACAACGCCATGCACGGCCACCGCGTCGCCTACTACCACCTCGAACAGCAGGGGCAGGACATGCTCGACCGCATGATCTGTCGGCACAGCGGGGTGTCGCTGTACGAGCTGCGCAACGGCTACCACGGCCCGGAGGTGGACGCGGCCATAGACCGCACGCGGGGATGGTTCGCCAACATGACCTACGTGCATTGCCCCGGCAAGGGCGCAGACTGGATCGTCGCGGACGTACAGCGCCTCCACGCCGAGCTAGGGCTGGGCTTGGTCGTGGTGGACTATCTGCAAAAGGTCATGCTGCCAGAAACCAACAAGGCCGGTCTCAACAGTGCGCAGCTCTGGGGCGGGGTGGTGGAAACGCTAAAAACGTGCGCGGAGGTGACGGGCCTGCCGATGGTGCTGGGAAGCCAGGTGCGCAAGAGCGCGTTCGGCAATCGCAACGAACCGCCGACAGCGGAGGATATTCGCAACACCGGCGAGCTGGAGGAAAAGGCCAACCAGGTGGTGATCCTGCACCGCAAGAACCCCAACGAGGGCATCCTAGCGCGCGGTTCACGGCAACTGCTCACGGCGGTGGTAGCGAAAAACACGCAGGGGCAAACCGGCGAAACAACCATCGCCCACATCGCGGGGCATTACACGCTGCGGAACTGGGAGGAGTGA